The Penaeus vannamei isolate JL-2024 chromosome 42, ASM4276789v1, whole genome shotgun sequence genome includes the window CTAGCTAACTAtaaaaaactaacaaataaaGTCATGTACAAAGATGCATGGACTTGATAGGTTTTCAAATGAAATTACTTTTGGTGATTAATATGTGAAAGGAACTGAATCTTTATAGATAGACTGTGCATATGAGAATACAAAGGATGaagtcactgtgtgtgtgtatatgtatgtatgtgtgtgcaagtgcatgtgtAACAGAATAGTCAGTGTTAAAGAATATCAAACACATGTTCACAGATGCTGATATTCAAATTTTTGAATGAAGTATGGTGCAGCCTGACAAATCCTTGACAAGTATAAAAATCCAACTGCACTGAAATTTCCAAAATATAAATTACAAATACAAAAGCTTACAATACTCAAAAATCTCTTACTGATGTATACCAGTTGATGAGAAAATAAATTCACTGGCACCAATGAAAGACGTCTCAAACTGCTCATCACTAAATCTGTCAACCGAACTTCTAGCTGCAGTACGTATAGTTTCCCTTTCTGCATCACTAGCTTCTAAAATCTCTTTCATCACTTTAGCatatgtctctgtttctgatGCAGTATAACCTGTCTTCTGGCCTTCATAGTCCAGCAGAATATCCATTTTTGGTCCACCGGAGTCATGTGCTACCATGATCAACCCACCTGCCATGCACTCAACCACACAAATCCCAAAGTGCTCGTTCCACATGGTGTGCAGGCCTATGGTCCCTGTCTGCACAGCTTCTAGGAGCTCTGAAAAGGGTGCATTCAGCTTCCAAACTAATTTGTCTGCAACTCCCAGATCTGAAGCAAGGGTCTTCAGGTCATCCACTCGCTGCTGGTCTTCGTTATTCCTACATCCACCTATTAGAACAAGGCGTACTTTCTCCTGATCTGCTGGATCTAAAATTTCACACAGCTTCTGGAAAGATCGAAGCTGAAGTGAATGGTCTTTCTCTGGTCGAAACTGGCCAATGGAAACAATAGTTTTCAGCTTCTTGCTGGCATCAGGAATCAGTGACAAACTTTTGAAATGTTCAGTATCACATGGTGggtatatgatgtgtgtatgatGGGCCTGACCCCAGAGAGCTGTGATGTGACCATGTGTCCATGTGGAGTTGACCATCACAAGGTGAGCACAACGGCCAACAAGTGCATACATCAGGGCAAAGAGATGATAATATCCTAGTTTCATGGCACTAAATATTGTGTTCCTTGCAATAAACCCTCTGTTATTGTGAGCTTCAACCCTGTTTGCAACCTGACCTAACATGTCTGTACTGATTGTTGGGTAATGTGTGTAAGAGGCAACCACACAGCCACCAACATAACGAAAGATGGGATATGTAAAAGCATAACCCATGGTGTCAAAGTACACATCTGGCCTGAACTTCAACAGGGCTTCACCACCAAGCATCAGTGACCCAACACTCTGCATAAGAAGAGTCAGAAATGAATAGTGTCTTGCTTCCACAACCGTCCGACTTTGGAGGAAGATGAATTCCACTGGCCGCGGAAGGACTACACCAAATCTCTGCTGTGCTTTCTGTAAGATTTCCTGTGGAGTTACATCTATGTCTCCTGTATAGACATAACATTTCACATGCTGGTACCTGCAACAGTGAAAAATATCATGTGgcatcaccatatatatatatatatatatatatatatatatatatatatatatatatatatatatatatatatatatatatatacatatatatgtatatatatatatatatatatatatatatatatatatatatatatatatatatatatatatatatatatatatatatatatatatatatatatatatatatatatatatatatatatatatatatatatatatatatatatatatatatatatatatatatatatatagtatatatatatatatatatgtatatatatatgtatatatatatatatatatacatatatatatatatatattctttttttttttaagttagcaCCATCATCTATTagactgctaaaaaaaaaaaatgataaaaaaaataattgtgcaTCTCTCACCTCAAGCAATAAGCTAATGCTAAAAACTGTAATATCAAAGCTCATATATCACTTTCATTAGCTTTAAACTCTCATACACCACACAGATCAGTAACTTGAGGTAAAAAGAGTAAGACAGGATATGTTTGGCCCATGATTGTGGTACAAAAAGAGATTTGAAattaatatagaaaaatattcaaaattatataaagagagagagagagagagagagagagagagagagagagagagagagagagagagagagagagagagagagagagagagagagagagagagagagagagagagagagggagagagaggagagagagggagagagagagggagagagagggagagagagggagagagggggagagagggggagagagggggagagaagagggggagagagaaggaaagggagagagggggagagagagggagagagaggagagaggagggaggagagggagagagagggagagaggggggagaggggagagagggagagagggggagagagggggagggggagagagggagagagagagagagagagagagagagagagagagggagagagagagagagagagagagagagagagagagagagagagagagagagagagagagagagagagagagagagagagagggggagagaggagagagagggaggagagagaggagaaagaggagagagagggagaggagggagagggagggagggaggtgaagggagggagggagagagagagagaggaggagagagagagagagagagagagagagagagagagagagagagagagagagagagagagagagagagagagagaagagagagagagagaagaagaagagaggaggagaaagggaagggagggaggaggagaggagggagggagggagggagacagagaggagggagggggagaaaagaaggagagagggagagagggagggagagagagagaagagagaagaaggaaagagggagaaggagagagagagagagagagagagggagagagagggagaaagaagaaagaaggaagaaagaagaaggaaggaaaagaaagaaaggaaggaagagagagggaaggaaggagggagaagagagggaggaagaggaagaaggaagagagagagggagagagggagggagggagaaggggagagaagggatgagagggagggagagagagggagagagggagaagagagggggagagacagagagggagagagagggagagagaggagagggaggcaagagagaggcagagagaggcaggagaggcagagagagggagagggagggaggaggagggagggaggagggagggagggagagagagagagagagagagagagagagagagagagagagagagagagagagagagagagagagagagagagagagagagagagagagagagagagagagagagagagtggagagagagagagagagagagagagagagagagagagagagagagagagagagagagagagagagagagagagagagagagagagagagagagagagggagagagaggagggagagggagagagagagaggagagaagagagagagaggagagagagggaggtagagggggagagaggggagagagagagagagaggggagagagggagggagagaggaggagggagggagggagggagggagggagggagggagggagggagggagggagggagacagaggggaggaggagggagggagggaaggagggagggagggagggagggagggagggagagagacagagaggcagagagagacagagaggagagagaggagggagggagggaggagagagagagagagagagagagagagagagagagagagagagagaggagagagagagagagagagagagagagagagagagagagagagagagagagagagagaggagagagagggagagagaggggagaggaggggagagagggagagagggagggagagaggggagagggagagagagggagagggagagagagggagagagagggagagagagggagaggagagggagagagagggagagagaggcagagagagggagggagaggagggaggagggagggagggaggaggaggaggagggagggaagggagggagggagggaggagagagagagagagagagaaagagagagagagagagagagagagagagagagagagagagagagagagagagagagagagagagagagagagagagagagagagagagaaagagaaagccgacgagagagagagagagagagaaggcgacagagagagagagagagagagaaggcgtacgagagagagagagagagaagcgacgatttatgacgagagagagagagagccaagagagagagagagagagagagagaggaagcagggaagagagagagagagaaagaaggaaaaaagagagagagagagagaaagcgaagagagagagagagagagcagagaagcaaagagaaagacagagccagagagagagcgttttgtaagagagcgggagagagagagcgagagagagaagagcggagagagcgGGAAgcagagaggagcaagagagagagcaaagagagagagagagagagagagaaaaaaaaaaatccagttagAGAAATATACATCATCTACATGTATATCAGAgcaaatatcatatattttagGCTTTCTGAAAGTCATTCATGTATGTGCCAGATAAAATATGCATATGCCTTATAAACTCTTCTCCTTgcaccatcaccctcccccctctttgtctccctctccttcaccccctttccatTCATAtccctttaccttttctttcactctcccttctccctctctgattcttactctctgcctcccccttttattctttctttccagcTTTCCCACTTTGTccaactcccttcctttcttatcttttcatttctcAATTTAccgattttcattttctctcttttttctactctctttctgAACACTTACTTCCTCTGTATTGCCCTTATGGCACACCACagcaccctctcaccccctcctccagcatTGCAATAAGGGTGAAAGAATGCAACATGCAAGTAGCCTGGTTCTCCTCTCCGCAGGGTGTACACACACTGAAATAAATTACAAGGTTTCAGCACCTTTCATTTCAGTTCCCTTTAACTTATAGAGATTTGTCATCTtgctataaatctatttatacttTAATTTGATACAATAGTTTTTAGACCcaaaaatctaagaaaaataataatcctatCATGTATATCCATTGATTCAGGGCATTTTGTCCATTCAGAATATACTTAACTCCATCAAACTTGCAGGTTTCataagcaaatatacatatattacacatttttACTCACACATTTCAGAAGACCCCAGCAAATGCAGAGTAGAGCAACAAGAAGCACAAACAGCTGCAGAATGAGCGTGATCCCTAAAGACCAAGCACGAACTGCCAGAGACATCATCTGTGATGTTAGGCTCAGCAATTCCATCAGGGAATCTATGAAACTTCTTATAGCAttcatatctgtttatatctgttattaagaaaaaggataattttttaaattatgaGTAATGCATAATATGCGGCCTAATAAAATACACCTTGGGGATCCAGTACCATGCTCAGAGAAgtatcaacatttatatatatatatatatatatatatatatatatatatatatatatatatatatatatatatatacacacatacatacatacatacatacatacatacatacatacatacatacatacatacatacatacatacatacatacatacatacatacatatatacatacagatatagacacatacatacatacacacatagacacacatacatagacacacatacatacacacacacacataaacacacacacaaacacatgtatgtgtgtgtaaacacatacacacacacacacacacatatacatgtatgtgtatgtgtatatatatatatatatttatatttatattcatatctatatatctataccctatatttatctctataattacacctacacacacaaacacacacacacacttatatatatacatatatatatatatatatatatatatatatatatatatatatatatatacatacatacatacatacatacatacatacatacatacatacatacatacatacatacatacatacatacatacatacatacatacatacatacatacatacatacatacatatatacatacagatatagacacatacatacatacacacatagacacacatacatagacacacatacatacacacacacacataaacacacacacaaacacatgcatgcatgtgcaaacacatacacacacacacacacacatatacatatgtatgtatgtatatatatatatatttatatttatatctatatctatatctatacctatatttatctctataattacacctacacacacaaacacacacacacacttatatatatacatatataatatatatatatatatatatatatatatatatatatatatatatataaatattaatatatatatatatatatatatatatatatatatatatatatatgtatatgtatatgcatatgcatatgcatatgcatatgtatatgtatatgtatatatatatatgtaatgtgtgtatgtatgtgtatgtatatgtatatgtatatgtatatgtatatgtatatgtatatgtaatgtatatgtatatgtatatgtatatgtatatgtatatgtatatgtatatgtaatgtatatgtatatgtatatgtatatgtatatgtatatgtatatgtatatgtatatgtatatgtatatgtatatgtatatgtatatgtatatgtatatgtatatgtatatgtatatgtatatgcatatgcatatgcatatgcatatgcatatgcatatgcatatgcatatgtatatgtataatagatagatagatagatagatagatagatagatagatagatagatagatagatagatagatagatagatagatagatagatagatagataaagaattagatagatagatacattagatagattagatagattagatagattagatagattagatagattagatagattagatagattagatagattagatagattagatagattagatagattagatagattagatagattagatagattagatagattagattgatTAGATTGATTagattgattagatagatagatagatagatagatgatagatagatagatagatagatagatagatagatagatagatagatagatagatagatacatacatacatacatacatacatacatacatacatacacacacatacatacatacatacatacatacatacatacatacatacatacatacatacatacatacatacatacatacatacatacatacatacatacatacatacatacatacatacatacatagatagatagatagatatgtttatacaaaaaaaaaatatatataccatgtatatgtataattgtttAATTCTTTCAACAGAACTAAAAACAAGGGTTGTTTTAATTACACAAACTTTTTCTCGCCCAAATTACCATGCTcatacagccggtttgttaaaatagaGAGGGGCCCAAGGAGAATGCACTTACAAATAACAatattacacataaacacatcttGATGCACTGTTCACTATGTTCAAATCTGAGAAAAACAGAGGATGAGTGACACATTACTGTGTTCAAAAGGCGATAAACTAcagtagaaataaaataaaaggctgTAAAATAACATGAAATTCATACATGCAATTGGTATATACCTTTAACAGAACATGTGAAACTTggcccctcctcctattctacaTCTCTCATCCTAttgcaaaatgaataaatactatatattaaCTTTGATACGACGCTTATTTCATCAACTAGTGAAAATGACTTAAATATACCATTTGTTTTTGCCTCCTTAAAGGGAAATATTGCAATATTTTTCTTCCCGGATCAGCTGTTTCTGTACGTCAACACATCTCTGCTTATTCCAGGCTCACGTAGAAGTGGAATTAGATACAATAAATAACTATCAAATGTATTTTATTAATTACTGGGGCTCTCTTTGGTACCATAAAATATGTTTTATTAATACATTTGACCATTATAAATACCTCTAGCGGCCTTATTAGATAATATCTATGATTTTGTAACATTTGTCACCTAAGCAAACCGTATTTATTAGCATTTTTCCCGGACGGGGTAAGGTCTCGTACTGAACGTGTTGCGTCAGTCTTACTCATAGTCGTAAATTACTCATAATATTCATTACTCATTCACACTACTATTATTGTGTTGATGCTCAAAGTACGTAGCATCTGTTTTTGACCAAAGTTGGGTAAGTTTTTCTGTGATTTGACATATTTTAAAAGATTCCGAGTTCATAATCGTTTTTAAATCCGAATAGATATCGGCCttgcaagaaaataaacaaaggaattgCATACAATTAATATTTGACACTTTTCAATACAACCCAAGAACGACTGTGCCAAAAACAAAGGACGACGTAGACATTTGAAGTGAtagattttgtgttttttattgaacATTCTTAAGGCATTTTCACCAATGCTTTAGGCTATATATAGTAGGAATACTAGAATTTTATTAAATATCAAAAAAGCTCAGTATTTACAAACGCACAGGTTtgcaatattttaaaatattaaagTGTGCTTCAGGAAATCATAACATGTCTAAATCCAGGTGGAATTTCAATTGTAAATATACAACAGACGGTATCACTCTAGAGCTAACTATAAACAGAAAGTTTGAGAAGGCCTTGAAACATACACAGCCTTTTTAATGTTGGTAATCGACAGTTAGGCTGAATTCAACTTTAAGTTAGTTGTTTAAAATAGTGCAGAATAagccagttttatatatatatacatagggattTTTATCGTAATCACAATGCAATTGGCATTCAGATATGAATATTGTTTAAGCCAAGATGATGCAGTTTCTACGTCAGTAAGTCAATTCAAAGtttctcttatattttatatacacaattacatgtgcatgtgtgtgtttatatatatatatatatatatatatatatatatatatatatatatatatatatatatatatatatatgtgtatgtgtgtgtttgtgtgtgtgtttatatatatatatatatatatatatatatatatatatatatatatatatatatatatgtatatatatatatatatatatatatatatatatatatatatatattatatatatatatatatatatatatatatatatatatatatatatatattatatatatatatatatgcatgtgtgtttatatatatatatatatttataagtatatatatatgtatatatatatattatatatatatatatattatatttatatatattatatgtatatatatatatattatatatattatatatatatatatatatatatatatatatatatattacatatatacatatattatatatatatatatatatatatatatatatatatatatatatatgtatatatatatatattatatatattacatatatatattgtatatatatatatatatatattatatatgtatatatatatatatatatatgcatatatatatttatatatatatatatatacatatatttatatatatatatatatatatatatataattatatatatatatatatatatatatataatatatatatatatactatatataaatatatatatatatatatatatataaaatatatacatatatatatatataatatatatatgtaatatatattatatatatatatatatataatatataaaatatatatatatataacatacatatacaatatatagatatataatttatatatatatgtatatatataatatatatatatatatatatatataatatatattatatataatattatatatattatatatattatatatattatatatatatatatatatatatatgtattatatatatatatatatgtattatatatatattatatatatatattatacattatatatatttatattatatatgtataatatatacataaattatatatatataatatatatatatatatatatatataaatatatattatatatatatatatatattatatatatatatatatatattatatatatatttttttttatattatatattgtatatatatatacactatatatatatattatatatatatatatatatatatatatatgtatattatatataaatatattatatatatatataatatacatatatatattatattgtatatatatatatatatatatatatatatatatatatatatatatatatatatatatattatatgtatatatttatattatatatatatatttatatatattatttatatatattatatatatatattatatatatatattatacacacatatatatatgtatatatatatatatatatatatatatatgtttacacatatatattatttatatatatatatatatatatattatatatatattatatatatatacatatatatatattatatatatatatatatatatatattatatatatatattatatatatatatatatatatatatatatatatatatatatatatacacatatatatatatatctgtatatagatatatatatatatatatatatatatatacatatatatatatatatatatatatatatatatatatatatatatatatatatatagaatatatatatatatatatatatatatatatatatacacatatatatattaaaaatatattataNNNNNNNNNNNNNNNNNNNNNNNNNNNNNNNNNNNNNNNNNNNNNNNNNNNNNNNNNNNNNNNNNNNNNNNNNNNNNNNNNNNNNNNNNNNNNNNNNNNNNNNNNNNNNNNNNNNNNNNNNNNNN containing:
- the Alg11 gene encoding GDP-Man:Man(3)GlcNAc(2)-PP-Dol alpha-1,2-mannosyltransferase — translated: MNAIRSFIDSLMELLSLTSQMMSLAVRAWSLGITLILQLFVLLVALLCICWGLLKCCVYTLRRGEPGYLHVAFFHPYCNAGGGGERVLWCAIRAIQRKYQHVKCYVYTGDIDVTPQEILQKAQQRFGVVLPRPVEFIFLQSRTVVEARHYSFLTLLMQSVGSLMLGGEALLKFRPDVYFDTMGYAFTYPIFRYVGGCVVASYTHYPTISTDMLGQVANRVEAHNNRGFIARNTIFSAMKLGYYHLFALMYALVGRCAHLVMVNSTWTHGHITALWGQAHHTHIIYPPCDTEHFKSLSLIPDASKKLKTIVSIGQFRPEKDHSLQLRSFQKLCEILDPADQEKVRLVLIGGCRNNEDQQRVDDLKTLASDLGVADKLVWKLNAPFSELLEAVQTGTIGLHTMWNEHFGICVVECMAGGLIMVAHDSGGPKMDILLDYEGQKTGYTASETETYAKVMKEILEASDAERETIRTAARSSVDRFSDEQFETSFIGASEFIFSSTGIHQ